Below is a genomic region from Drosophila albomicans strain 15112-1751.03 chromosome 2R, ASM965048v2, whole genome shotgun sequence.
attaataatgaattgattatttaaaatagaactGTGTACTATAGTtgctgtattattatttatattacaggTGACCGGGGCTGCTCATGGACTAGGTCGGGCTATAGCGTTGGAACTGGCCGAACTCGGATGCCATATAGCCGTGGTAGATATTGACATAAAGGGCGCCGAGGAAACCGTAGAAAAAATTCACCAGATTTCCagagtaaaagcaaaagcttatAAGGTAATTAGACCCATTTAATTGGATAAGAAAattaagtgtaattaaattgatttatattcaAGGTGAATGTAACCAGTTTTACTGAAATAGCTGATCTTAATGCTAAAGTTACACGAGACTTTGGTATGGTTACAATTCTTATTAATAATGCGGGTGTTCTGCTGCTGCGTAATCCTTTAGATCCTGCACCGGAGGATGTGCAACGAATGATTGATGTTAATTTAACTTCGCACTTTTGGGTGAGTCATATGATTGATacaagttttgtattttggtcAACTAATTAGATGCTTTTCAATAAATGTAGACGAAGATTGTGTTTCTGCCTACAATGAAGAGGTTGCGAAAGGGGAACATTGTTACCATCAGTTCAGCGTCGAGTAAGTGTTGCTTAATCGGtatatgtttaatttacagagcttttttttttttttaattatttctgtGTTGAATTGTAATAAATCCAGGTCTATTACCCTTTGCCTATCATACCACTTACACTGCAACCAAATTTGGTGCTACCGGCCATATGAAGGCATTGCAATTGGAATTAGCTGTAGAGAAACAGCATGACATCCATGTCACCACGGTAATGCCAATGTTTCTGGACACCAACGATGAGGTGTCTGAACTTGCCTACATTAGCAAGGTAAATCGACTGTATCCCTTGATTAGAGGAGAAACGGTAGCTCGTCGGATAGTTAAGGGAATGCTCGCTGGGGAGAGGGAAATAAAGATTCCATTCATAGTGGATATTTTGCATCGTATTTTGAAGTAAGTTGTGAATGTTTGATAATGATAttggaattaatttaaattatttgcagctTACTTCCTCTCAACTGGCAGGAGAGACTGGTTCTCTTATTTGCCTCTAATATGTTTCTGTCGTATAAAGAAATCAGCTTGAATGCTAAGATCCCCAAACAGTgatttgacaatttaattttggaTTGGATAATAATGTtgatcaattatttttaattcctGGTATCTAAGAGTCGAGCGTATTCGAtggtaatttttattgtttttttttttattgtgatatagaattttttgtacaataattataacaagtaagaaagctacagtcgagtgtgctcgactgtgagatacccgctacccattttgaataaaagcaaaatattgcggttttataccaaaaatgatacaaaaatattaaaaatattctaaatggtatatttcgtatatcgataaattacctcattgaaaatataccatagactgcacaatataccagattgtcagccaaagcaactaagacccctagtataTAGGcgttttttcccatacaaaggtatttctttaataacttccacaatttttatctgatcgcaaccaaattttcaggaatcat
It encodes:
- the LOC117575563 gene encoding estradiol 17-beta-dehydrogenase 11-like isoform X3, which gives rise to MEIQNQLIKLLATLLVIVFALSTPVLLLAVMLSKIGEFFKYKSPKSIIGEVAVVTGAAHGLGRAIALELAELGCHIAVVDIDIKGAEETVEKIHQISRVKAKAYKVNVTSFTEIADLNAKVTRDFGMVTILINNAGVLLLRNPLDPAPEDVQRMIDVNLTSHFWTKIVFLPTMKRLRKGNIVTISSASSLLPFAYHTTYTATKFGATGHMKALQLELAVEKQHDIHVTTVMPMFLDTNDEVSELAYISKVNRLYPLIRGETVARRIVKGMLAGEREIKIPFIVDILHRILNLLPLSWQERLILISASNKFLSYKEISLNAKIPKQ
- the LOC117575563 gene encoding estradiol 17-beta-dehydrogenase 11-like isoform X2, which gives rise to MEIQNQLIKLLATLLVIVFALSTPVLLLAVMLSKIGEFFKYKSPKSIIGEVAVVTGAAHGLGRAIALELAELGCHIAVVDIDIKGAEETVEKIHQISRVKAKAYKVNVTSFTEIADLNAKVTRDFGMVTILINNAGVLLLRNPLDPAPEDVQRMIDVNLTSHFWTKIVFLPTMKRLRKGNIVTISSASSLLPFAYHTTYTATKFGATGHMKALQLELAVEKQHDIHVTTVMPMFLDTNDEVSELAYISKVNRLYPLIRGETVARRIVKGMLAGEREIKIPFIVDILHRILNLLPLNWQERLVLLFASNMFLSYKEISLNAKIPKQ